A portion of the Rhodopseudomonas sp. BAL398 genome contains these proteins:
- a CDS encoding BA14K family protein, producing MHFPKLITAAAMMGAMSFASLQPAAAAPMTPLQAATASDASGATVQNVRWRGHRGWRGHHGYYRGGYHHRGWNRDRYGWGPGAAIGGLAAGALIGGAIANSRAEQQSSDDAYCSQRFKSYDPSSGTYLGYDGNRHACP from the coding sequence ATGCATTTTCCGAAACTGATCACCGCAGCCGCCATGATGGGCGCGATGTCGTTCGCCTCGCTGCAGCCTGCCGCTGCGGCGCCGATGACGCCGCTTCAGGCGGCGACTGCATCCGATGCATCCGGCGCGACGGTGCAGAATGTGCGTTGGCGCGGTCACCGTGGTTGGCGCGGCCATCACGGCTATTACCGCGGCGGCTATCATCACCGTGGCTGGAATCGCGATCGCTACGGCTGGGGACCCGGTGCCGCAATTGGCGGGCTCGCCGCGGGCGCCTTGATTGGCGGCGCGATTGCCAACAGCCGTGCGGAGCAGCAGTCGTCTGACGACGCTTATTGCTCGCAGCGCTTCAAGTCCTACGACCCGTCTTCGGGGACCTATCTGGGCTATGACGGCAATCGTCACGCCTGTCCGTAA
- a CDS encoding alpha/beta hydrolase, with protein MPAILDPDAAAVFKAFQEAGRPAYEDLTAQEARDFYLAARLISNPEPAELASVQSTSIPGPAGEIPARIYTPKTLRQSDGVAPALVFFHGGGWVIGDLETHDVVCRALADDGQLIVISVDYRLAPEHKFPAAIDDAMAATAWIADHAAQLGIDATRISVGGDSAGGNLAAVVAIAARDNGGPSLAGQVLIYPATDFAMTHPSHSEPETSVLLTHSVIRWFRDHYLTGAADIHDWRASPARVDNLAGLPPAIVLTAGADPLRDEGDAYAGRLADAGVAVTHRHFPGQFHGFFTMGKLLPQAGVAVREIGAWLRALG; from the coding sequence ATGCCCGCGATCCTCGATCCCGACGCCGCCGCCGTTTTCAAGGCCTTTCAGGAAGCCGGCCGTCCGGCCTATGAAGACCTCACCGCGCAGGAGGCGCGGGACTTTTATCTGGCCGCGCGCCTGATCAGCAATCCGGAGCCGGCCGAACTGGCTTCGGTGCAATCGACCTCGATCCCGGGCCCCGCCGGCGAGATCCCTGCCCGCATCTACACGCCGAAGACGCTGCGCCAGAGCGACGGCGTGGCGCCCGCGCTGGTGTTCTTTCACGGCGGCGGCTGGGTGATCGGCGATCTCGAGACCCACGACGTGGTCTGCCGCGCGCTCGCCGATGACGGGCAATTGATCGTGATCTCGGTCGACTACCGGCTGGCGCCGGAGCACAAATTTCCCGCCGCGATCGACGATGCGATGGCGGCAACGGCGTGGATCGCGGATCATGCGGCGCAGCTCGGGATCGACGCCACGCGGATCAGCGTCGGCGGCGACAGCGCCGGCGGAAATCTGGCCGCAGTAGTGGCGATCGCCGCGCGCGACAATGGCGGGCCATCCCTGGCGGGCCAGGTCCTGATCTATCCCGCCACCGATTTCGCCATGACCCATCCCTCGCACAGCGAGCCGGAGACCAGCGTGCTGCTGACTCATTCGGTGATCAGATGGTTTCGCGATCACTATCTCACCGGCGCCGCCGATATTCACGATTGGCGTGCATCCCCGGCGCGGGTGGACAATCTCGCCGGGCTGCCCCCGGCGATCGTGCTCACTGCCGGCGCCGACCCGCTGCGCGATGAAGGTGACGCCTATGCCGGACGTCTGGCGGACGCCGGCGTGGCGGTGACGCACCGCCATTTTCCGGGCCAATTCCACGGCTTCTTCACCATGGGAAAACTATTGCCGCAGGCCGGTGTCGCGGTGCGCGAGATCGGCGCCTGGCTCAGGGCGCTGGGATGA
- a CDS encoding SDR family NAD(P)-dependent oxidoreductase yields the protein MSDRIRLDGRVALVTGAAGVIGTATMMLLAARGARLVAVDRDQRQLAAAVADLPASAKAVALTADVTQEAEVEAYVRAAMESFGAIDVFYNNAGIEGDIKPIVRTSLEAFRRVLDVNVVGVFLGLKHVLPVMLTQNAGSIINTASIAGLIGSADIAPYSASKHAVIGLTKSAALECTGTDVRVNCVCPGLIDSRMLSSIIQGRNPRSEAVPNEKIVERIPARRLGHAAEVASVVAFLASDEASYVTGSAYTVDGGRTAS from the coding sequence ATGAGCGATCGTATTCGGCTCGATGGCAGGGTCGCGCTGGTCACTGGCGCGGCCGGGGTGATCGGGACCGCGACCATGATGCTTCTGGCCGCGCGCGGCGCGCGGCTGGTCGCGGTGGATCGCGACCAGCGCCAGCTCGCGGCGGCGGTCGCCGACCTGCCGGCCTCCGCAAAGGCGGTGGCGCTGACCGCCGATGTCACCCAGGAAGCCGAGGTCGAAGCCTATGTCCGCGCCGCGATGGAAAGCTTCGGCGCGATCGACGTGTTCTATAACAATGCCGGGATCGAGGGCGACATTAAGCCGATCGTCCGCACCTCGCTGGAGGCGTTTCGCCGGGTGCTCGACGTCAATGTGGTCGGGGTATTTCTCGGCCTCAAACATGTGCTTCCGGTGATGCTGACGCAGAACGCCGGCAGCATCATCAACACCGCCTCGATCGCCGGACTGATCGGCTCGGCCGATATTGCGCCCTACAGCGCCAGCAAGCACGCGGTGATCGGGTTGACCAAAAGCGCGGCGCTGGAATGCACCGGCACCGACGTGCGGGTCAATTGCGTCTGCCCCGGCCTGATCGACAGCCGCATGCTGAGTTCGATCATCCAGGGCCGCAATCCTCGCAGTGAAGCGGTTCCGAACGAGAAGATCGTCGAGCGGATCCCGGCGCGGCGCCTCGGCCACGCAGCCGAAGTCGCCTCCGTGGTGGCGTTCCTCGCCTCCGACGAGGCGAGCTATGTCACCGGTTCGGCCTACACCGTCGATGGCGGACGCACCGCGAGCTAA
- a CDS encoding DUF2155 domain-containing protein, with translation MSRIVTSTALAALLAASLVAVAPPARAQIGNIFSDPAPRPPGSVPRDEYPPDDEEEVPDLPQRGRLLPAPNRLAPGQGAPLPGAVQSQPLPPPPGTTIIPQNPPASAAVNPLPGLPPGQRQPKGQPQPATPGAATPDAAPPTAATLQPGDEIVTEPPAQKIVNKKASFSGLDKITGRIINFDADIGETVQFGALRVKTDACYTRPATEAANTDAFVEVDEITLQGEVKRIFSGWMFAASPGLHGVEHPIYDIWLTDCKNPENAVAAAQPDTPAPAPAPKPRPRQRSAAPPNPFPAFRQ, from the coding sequence ATGAGTCGGATTGTTACCTCAACGGCCCTAGCGGCCCTGCTTGCCGCCTCGTTGGTTGCCGTCGCGCCGCCTGCGCGCGCGCAGATCGGGAATATTTTTTCCGATCCGGCGCCGCGTCCGCCGGGCAGTGTTCCGCGCGACGAATATCCGCCCGACGACGAAGAGGAAGTGCCGGATCTGCCGCAGCGCGGTCGGCTGCTGCCGGCGCCGAATCGACTGGCCCCGGGACAGGGCGCCCCGCTGCCGGGTGCCGTGCAATCGCAGCCGTTGCCGCCGCCGCCCGGTACCACCATCATTCCGCAGAATCCGCCGGCCAGCGCCGCCGTCAATCCGCTGCCCGGCCTGCCGCCGGGCCAGCGCCAACCCAAAGGCCAGCCGCAGCCCGCAACACCCGGTGCCGCAACGCCCGACGCCGCACCGCCGACCGCCGCGACGCTGCAACCTGGCGACGAGATCGTCACCGAACCGCCGGCGCAGAAGATCGTCAACAAGAAGGCGAGTTTCTCCGGCCTCGACAAGATCACCGGCCGGATCATCAATTTCGACGCCGACATCGGCGAGACCGTGCAATTCGGCGCGCTGCGGGTGAAGACCGACGCCTGCTATACGCGGCCGGCGACCGAGGCCGCCAACACCGACGCCTTTGTCGAGGTCGACGAGATCACGCTGCAGGGCGAAGTGAAGCGGATCTTCTCCGGCTGGATGTTCGCCGCCAGTCCCGGCCTGCACGGCGTCGAGCACCCGATTTACGATATTTGGCTGACCGACTGCAAAAATCCGGAGAACGCCGTGGCCGCCGCGCAGCCCGATACGCCGGCGCCGGCGCCAGCCCCGAAGCCGCGACCAAGGCAGCGCTCGGCGGCGCCGCCCAATCCGTTCCCGGCATTCCGGCAGTAA
- the aat gene encoding leucyl/phenylalanyl-tRNA--protein transferase, whose product MSSRDSASSEITPEVLLRAYACGIFPMSESVDDPTLFWVEPELRGIIPLRGFHIASRLARTVRSDAFTVTVNRDFKAVIDGCAAPQPDRDDTWINRRIRELYTELHRIGHCHSVEVWQDGDLAGGLYGVSLGRAFFGESMFHRARDASKVALVHLVARLIAGGYVLLDTQFVTEHLRSFGAVEVPRQRYRKMLDAALKGMAAFDVLPVDAPVSGADALAIIAGNEK is encoded by the coding sequence ATGAGTTCACGCGACTCCGCATCGTCCGAGATCACGCCCGAAGTGCTGCTACGCGCCTATGCGTGCGGCATTTTTCCGATGAGCGAGAGCGTCGACGATCCGACCCTGTTCTGGGTCGAGCCGGAGCTGCGCGGCATCATTCCGCTGCGGGGCTTCCACATCGCCTCGCGACTGGCCCGCACGGTGCGCTCGGACGCCTTCACCGTCACCGTGAACCGGGATTTCAAGGCGGTGATCGATGGCTGCGCGGCGCCGCAGCCGGATCGCGACGACACCTGGATCAACCGCCGAATCCGCGAGCTCTATACCGAGCTGCACCGGATCGGCCACTGCCACAGCGTCGAGGTCTGGCAGGACGGCGACCTCGCCGGCGGGTTGTATGGCGTCAGCCTCGGCCGGGCGTTTTTCGGCGAGAGCATGTTCCATCGCGCCCGCGACGCCTCAAAAGTCGCGCTGGTGCATCTGGTGGCGCGGCTGATCGCCGGCGGCTATGTGCTGCTCGACACCCAGTTCGTCACCGAACATCTGCGTTCGTTCGGCGCTGTCGAAGTGCCGCGGCAGCGCTATCGCAAGATGCTGGATGCCGCGCTGAAAGGCATGGCGGCATTCGATGTGCTGCCGGTCGACGCACCGGTCAGTGGCGCCGACGCCTTGGCGATCATCGCGGGCAACGAAAAATAA
- a CDS encoding gluconate 2-dehydrogenase subunit 3 family protein, which translates to MPWDPGSATPPIQVRPGPWVFFTAQEAALVEAVVDRLIPPDDRGPGGKEAGCAVYIDRQLAGPYGHAAGLYTQPPFMAGAASQAFQMPGSPAARYRAGLKALADYVGITFADKSFRDLAPADQDKVLSGLESGSIVLKGVKSAEFFALLLQNTQEGFFADPVYGGNRDMAGWKLVGFPGARYDYRDWVDHHNEAYPLPPVSIMGRSDWTVRE; encoded by the coding sequence ATGCCCTGGGATCCCGGCAGCGCGACGCCGCCGATCCAGGTGCGTCCGGGGCCCTGGGTGTTCTTCACGGCGCAAGAGGCCGCACTGGTCGAAGCCGTGGTCGATCGCCTGATTCCTCCCGACGACAGGGGTCCCGGCGGCAAGGAGGCCGGTTGCGCCGTCTATATCGATCGGCAATTGGCCGGTCCCTATGGCCATGCCGCGGGCCTCTACACCCAGCCGCCCTTCATGGCCGGCGCCGCGTCCCAGGCGTTTCAAATGCCGGGCTCCCCCGCGGCGCGCTACCGGGCCGGGCTGAAGGCGCTGGCAGACTATGTCGGCATCACATTCGCCGATAAATCATTTCGCGATCTCGCGCCGGCCGATCAGGACAAGGTGCTGAGCGGGCTGGAGTCGGGTTCGATCGTGCTCAAGGGCGTCAAATCCGCCGAATTCTTTGCCCTGCTGCTGCAGAACACCCAGGAAGGCTTCTTTGCCGATCCGGTCTATGGCGGCAATCGCGACATGGCCGGCTGGAAGCTCGTCGGATTTCCGGGCGCGCGCTACGACTATCGCGACTGGGTTGATCATCATAACGAGGCCTACCCGCTGCCGCCGGTGAGCATCATGGGGCGGTCCGACTGGACCGTGCGGGAGTAG
- a CDS encoding GMC family oxidoreductase, with amino-acid sequence MARKLPRKDVVIVGLGWTGSILAYEMAKAGLDVVAIERGPWRDTATDFPPAYAQDELRYAVRLDLFLRPQQDTLTFRNNASQSALPIRSFSGFLPGNGVGGAGVHWNGQTWRFLPTDFKLRSHLEERYGKDALPGDMTIQDWPVSYDELEPYYDRFEKLCGTSGKAGNLKGTVQPGGNPFEGWRSSDYPNPPLKQGLAATLFAEAARKTGHTPFPQPASNMSEAYTNPLGVKLGQCTYCGFCERFGCGNYAKSSPQTCVLPALMRFPNFSAQTDSEVTKINLDSTGKRATGVTYVDTSGVEWEQPADIVLVCAFSLFNVRLMLLSGIGKPYDGATGQGVVGRNYAYQTTSGVSLILKDKILNPFIATGAHGMIIDDYNGDNFDHSGLGFVGGGYMGAGQTGARPISTRPVPEGTPKWGAAWKKATAETYQSAFNLSTHGSSYSYQDCYLDLDPTYKDRLGRPLMRMTFDFHDNELKMSAYLTARLAEIARAMDPVEMKASPRKGPYNVNIYQTTHNTGGTVMGADPANSVVNRYCQSWDVHNVFVPGGASVFPQNHGYNPTDTVGALAYWTADAIKNRYLKNPGPLV; translated from the coding sequence ATGGCACGCAAACTTCCCCGCAAGGACGTGGTGATCGTCGGGCTCGGCTGGACCGGCTCAATCCTGGCCTATGAGATGGCGAAAGCCGGCCTCGACGTGGTGGCGATCGAACGGGGCCCGTGGCGCGACACCGCGACCGACTTTCCGCCGGCCTATGCGCAGGACGAATTGCGCTACGCGGTGCGGCTCGATCTGTTTCTGCGGCCGCAGCAGGACACGCTGACCTTCCGCAACAATGCCAGCCAATCGGCGCTGCCGATCCGCAGCTTTTCGGGCTTTCTTCCCGGCAATGGCGTCGGCGGCGCCGGCGTCCATTGGAACGGTCAGACCTGGCGCTTCCTGCCGACTGATTTCAAGCTGCGCAGCCATCTCGAGGAACGCTACGGCAAGGATGCGCTGCCCGGCGACATGACGATCCAGGATTGGCCGGTCAGCTATGACGAGCTGGAGCCCTATTACGACCGCTTCGAAAAGCTCTGCGGCACCTCCGGCAAGGCCGGTAACCTCAAGGGCACGGTGCAGCCCGGCGGCAATCCGTTCGAGGGCTGGCGCTCGTCGGACTATCCGAACCCGCCGCTGAAACAGGGGCTCGCCGCCACGCTGTTCGCCGAGGCTGCGCGGAAAACCGGGCACACGCCGTTTCCGCAGCCGGCCTCGAATATGAGCGAGGCCTATACCAATCCGCTCGGTGTCAAGCTCGGGCAGTGCACTTATTGCGGCTTCTGCGAACGCTTCGGCTGCGGCAATTACGCCAAATCCAGCCCGCAGACCTGCGTGCTGCCGGCCTTGATGCGATTCCCCAATTTTTCCGCGCAGACCGACTCCGAAGTCACCAAGATCAATCTGGATTCCACCGGCAAACGCGCCACCGGCGTCACCTATGTGGATACGTCAGGTGTGGAATGGGAGCAGCCCGCTGACATCGTGCTGGTCTGCGCCTTCTCGTTGTTCAATGTCCGGCTGATGCTGTTGTCCGGCATCGGCAAACCCTATGACGGCGCCACCGGGCAGGGCGTGGTCGGGCGCAACTACGCCTATCAGACCACGTCGGGCGTCAGCCTGATCCTGAAGGACAAGATCCTCAATCCGTTCATCGCCACCGGCGCCCACGGCATGATCATCGACGATTACAATGGCGACAATTTCGACCATAGCGGGCTCGGCTTTGTCGGCGGCGGCTATATGGGCGCGGGCCAGACCGGCGCCCGGCCGATCTCGACCCGGCCGGTGCCGGAGGGGACGCCAAAATGGGGCGCGGCCTGGAAGAAGGCGACCGCCGAAACTTATCAGAGCGCCTTCAATCTCTCGACCCACGGCAGCTCCTACAGCTATCAAGACTGCTATCTCGATCTCGATCCGACCTACAAGGACCGGCTTGGCCGGCCATTGATGCGGATGACGTTCGACTTCCACGACAATGAATTGAAGATGTCGGCCTATCTCACCGCGCGCCTTGCCGAGATCGCGCGCGCGATGGATCCGGTCGAGATGAAGGCGAGCCCGCGCAAGGGGCCGTATAACGTCAACATCTATCAGACCACCCACAACACCGGCGGCACGGTGATGGGCGCCGATCCCGCCAACAGCGTGGTCAACCGCTACTGTCAGAGCTGGGACGTCCACAACGTGTTCGTGCCCGGCGGCGCCTCGGTGTTTCCGCAGAACCACGGCTACAACCCGACCGATACGGTCGGCGCGCTGGCCTATTGGACCGCCGACGCGATCAAGAATCGCTACCTCAAAAACCCGGGACCGCTGGTGTGA
- a CDS encoding c-type cytochrome — MMRSSLAVAALLAVVAAPAAAQDSQSFDRIERGRALAVLGDCGGCHTAPGGKPFAGGLPLATPFGTIVAANITPDRQTGIGNMTDAEFLSALREGRGQGGKRLYPAMPYPAYTKMTDDDVLAIRAYLATVEPVSNAVVSNQLPFPLNIRLAMLGWNWLNFTPGHYRPDPHKSAEWNRGAYIVQGPAHCGTCHTPKTLLGGDKAAAALAGGTLQGWYAPNLTNDPRSGIGNWTKDEVVQYLKTGSNSWTLASGPMAEAIRHSTSHMPDADIAAIATYLKDSGLGAVKAAPVAVAASNNAMRAGAAIFKDSCAVCHKDDGIGEAHLFPRLAGSALVQSEDPTTLTRLVLHGSRAVATATKPTGPAMPAFDWRLNDAQVAAVLTYIRNQWGNAAAPVTASNVAKQRRSLASAP, encoded by the coding sequence ATGATGCGCTCATCTCTCGCCGTCGCCGCGCTGCTGGCGGTCGTCGCAGCTCCCGCCGCCGCGCAGGACAGCCAAAGTTTCGACCGTATCGAACGCGGTCGCGCGCTGGCGGTGCTCGGCGATTGCGGCGGGTGCCATACCGCGCCGGGCGGCAAGCCGTTCGCCGGCGGACTGCCGCTCGCCACGCCGTTCGGCACGATCGTTGCGGCGAACATCACGCCGGATCGGCAGACCGGGATCGGCAACATGACCGATGCCGAATTCCTCTCCGCGCTGCGCGAGGGGCGAGGCCAGGGCGGCAAGCGGCTGTATCCGGCGATGCCCTATCCGGCTTACACCAAGATGACCGACGACGACGTGCTGGCCATCCGCGCCTATCTTGCCACCGTGGAGCCGGTCAGCAACGCCGTGGTCTCCAATCAATTGCCGTTCCCGCTCAATATCCGGCTGGCGATGCTGGGCTGGAATTGGCTGAATTTCACGCCCGGCCACTATCGGCCCGATCCGCACAAATCCGCCGAATGGAATCGCGGCGCCTATATCGTGCAGGGTCCGGCGCATTGCGGCACCTGTCATACGCCGAAGACGCTGCTGGGCGGCGACAAGGCCGCGGCCGCGCTGGCGGGCGGGACGCTGCAGGGGTGGTACGCGCCCAACCTCACCAATGATCCGCGCAGCGGCATCGGCAATTGGACCAAGGACGAGGTGGTCCAGTATCTGAAGACGGGCAGCAACAGCTGGACGCTGGCGTCGGGGCCGATGGCCGAGGCGATCCGGCACTCCACCTCGCACATGCCGGATGCGGATATCGCGGCGATCGCGACGTATTTGAAGGATAGCGGGCTCGGCGCGGTCAAGGCTGCGCCCGTTGCCGTCGCGGCCAGCAACAATGCGATGCGGGCCGGGGCTGCGATCTTCAAGGATTCATGCGCGGTCTGCCACAAGGACGATGGAATCGGCGAGGCCCATCTGTTCCCGCGACTTGCCGGCAGCGCGCTGGTGCAGTCCGAGGATCCGACCACGCTGACGCGGCTGGTGCTGCATGGAAGCCGTGCGGTTGCGACCGCGACCAAGCCGACGGGGCCGGCGATGCCGGCGTTCGACTGGCGGCTCAACGATGCCCAGGTCGCGGCGGTGCTGACCTATATCCGCAACCAATGGGGCAATGCCGCCGCGCCGGTCACGGCCAGCAATGTCGCCAAACAGCGCCGGTCACTGGCGAGCGCGCCTTAG
- a CDS encoding citrate transporter: MPRAPGDECSPRPAGRAGALARWGIAEAVVIEPVLLLGIPVDFILFTLTLIGCATFHHYTLPIALTGLATITAYKLIFTGFKYGVGLIGLAHHMEHEWVTLANLFLLLTGFALLSAHFEKSHIPQEMPALLPDDWKGGIVLLGMVFFMSSFLDNIAAALIGGTVARHVFQGRVHIGYLAAIVAAANAGGAGSVVGDTTTTMMWIGGVSPLSVVEAYIPALVALMVFAVPASITQHRYSPIIKNPPSGLRIEWIRVGIVAAILIAALLANVTANLKFPALLDTVPVLGLTVWNVLLLTTPLRRPDWELMPQTIKGTVFLLALVTAASMMPVEQLPTASWQTALGIGFVSAGFDNIPLTALALKQGGYDWGYLAYAVGFGGSMIWFGSSAGVALTNMFPEGKSVFRWLRHGWAIPIAYFVGFFALLVLVGWNPERLTMLVK, translated from the coding sequence ATGCCGAGGGCTCCCGGCGATGAGTGCTCTCCACGGCCAGCCGGCCGCGCCGGCGCCCTTGCGCGCTGGGGAATTGCCGAGGCCGTCGTGATCGAACCTGTTCTGCTGCTGGGCATTCCCGTCGACTTCATCCTGTTTACGCTGACGCTGATCGGATGCGCGACCTTTCACCATTATACGCTGCCGATTGCGCTCACGGGCCTGGCCACCATCACCGCCTACAAGCTGATTTTCACCGGTTTCAAATACGGCGTGGGGTTGATCGGTCTTGCCCATCACATGGAGCATGAGTGGGTCACCCTGGCCAATCTGTTCCTGCTGCTGACCGGATTCGCGCTGCTCTCGGCGCATTTCGAGAAGAGCCACATCCCCCAGGAAATGCCGGCGCTGCTGCCGGACGATTGGAAGGGCGGCATCGTTCTGCTCGGAATGGTGTTCTTCATGTCAAGTTTTCTTGACAACATCGCGGCGGCCCTGATCGGCGGCACGGTGGCGCGCCATGTCTTTCAGGGTCGGGTCCATATCGGCTACCTCGCGGCGATCGTGGCGGCTGCCAATGCCGGCGGCGCCGGCAGTGTGGTCGGCGACACCACAACCACGATGATGTGGATCGGCGGCGTCAGCCCGCTCAGCGTGGTCGAGGCCTACATTCCCGCGCTGGTGGCGCTGATGGTGTTCGCGGTGCCGGCATCGATCACGCAGCATCGCTATTCGCCGATCATCAAGAACCCGCCGAGCGGACTGAGGATCGAGTGGATCCGTGTCGGCATCGTCGCGGCTATTCTGATCGCGGCTCTGCTGGCCAATGTCACCGCAAATCTGAAATTTCCGGCGCTGCTCGACACCGTCCCGGTGCTTGGCCTCACGGTCTGGAACGTGCTGCTGTTGACGACGCCGCTGCGCCGGCCGGACTGGGAACTGATGCCCCAGACTATCAAGGGAACGGTTTTCCTGCTGGCCTTGGTCACCGCGGCCTCGATGATGCCGGTCGAACAATTGCCGACCGCGAGCTGGCAGACCGCGCTTGGTATCGGCTTTGTATCTGCCGGCTTCGACAATATCCCGCTGACCGCCCTGGCGCTCAAACAGGGCGGCTATGATTGGGGCTATCTGGCCTATGCGGTGGGCTTCGGCGGGTCGATGATCTGGTTCGGCTCGTCTGCGGGCGTGGCCTTGACCAACATGTTTCCCGAGGGCAAGTCGGTGTTCCGTTGGCTGCGCCACGGCTGGGCCATTCCGATCGCCTATTTCGTCGGCTTCTTCGCCCTGCTCGTGCTGGTCGGCTGGAATCCGGAGCGGTTGACGATGCTGGTGAAATAA
- a CDS encoding metallophosphoesterase, producing MFHLIFSLPWLLVATRFIWPLQLPLSIKIVVAAVLLVGSQYHLWSRLSSGSVFAPEFPRAAVILFNWAFGAIAFLALLQIVLDGATLLAMLVHGGSVSVPDEVRYAMAAVAAGLAAIGVHQAIRLPPVKDIEVGIAGLPPQFDGYTMLQLTDLHISRLFPASWTRAMVARANALGVNLIVITGDLIDGPIAARSADVAALADLRAADGVYMIPGNHEYFFDYPAWMDYFAAMGMRLLANDHAVIDRDGGELVLAGVTDLSAAHTRHPAPDLAAALLGAPKDAPIILLDHQPKNAPRAAARGVALQLSGHTHGGMILGLDRLAARANGGFISGRYAIDGMTLYVNNGTALWPGFALRLGRPSELTRIRLRPAI from the coding sequence ATTTTTCACCTCATCTTCAGCCTGCCCTGGCTGCTCGTCGCCACCCGGTTCATCTGGCCGTTGCAACTGCCGCTCTCCATCAAAATCGTGGTGGCGGCCGTACTGTTGGTGGGCTCGCAATATCATCTATGGAGCCGGCTCTCATCGGGCTCGGTGTTCGCGCCCGAATTTCCCCGCGCCGCGGTGATTCTTTTCAATTGGGCATTCGGCGCCATCGCGTTTCTCGCGCTGTTGCAGATCGTGCTCGACGGCGCAACGCTGCTGGCGATGCTGGTCCATGGCGGCAGCGTGAGCGTGCCTGACGAGGTACGTTATGCGATGGCCGCCGTCGCCGCCGGCCTGGCGGCGATCGGCGTCCATCAGGCGATACGGCTGCCGCCGGTCAAAGACATCGAAGTCGGCATCGCCGGCCTGCCGCCGCAATTCGACGGCTACACCATGCTGCAATTGACCGATCTGCACATCAGCCGCCTGTTCCCTGCGTCATGGACCCGGGCAATGGTCGCGCGGGCGAACGCCCTTGGCGTCAACCTGATCGTGATCACCGGAGACCTGATCGACGGCCCCATCGCGGCGCGCAGCGCAGATGTCGCGGCGCTGGCCGACCTGCGCGCGGCGGATGGCGTGTACATGATCCCCGGCAACCATGAATATTTTTTCGATTACCCCGCATGGATGGATTACTTCGCCGCGATGGGCATGCGCCTGCTCGCCAACGATCACGCGGTGATCGATCGTGACGGCGGCGAGCTGGTTCTCGCCGGTGTCACCGACCTGTCGGCAGCCCACACCCGCCACCCCGCCCCGGATCTCGCCGCCGCCCTGCTAGGCGCACCCAAAGACGCACCGATCATCTTGCTTGACCATCAACCGAAGAACGCACCGCGCGCCGCCGCGCGCGGCGTGGCGCTGCAACTATCGGGACATACCCATGGCGGGATGATCCTCGGGCTCGACCGGCTCGCCGCCCGCGCTAATGGCGGATTCATTTCGGGTCGCTACGCGATCGACGGGATGACGCTTTACGTCAATAACGGCACCGCGCTGTGGCCCGGTTTCGCGCTGCGTCTCGGGCGCCCGTCAGAGCTGACGCGGATCAGGCTGCGCCCAGCAATCTGA